One stretch of Mobula birostris isolate sMobBir1 chromosome 23, sMobBir1.hap1, whole genome shotgun sequence DNA includes these proteins:
- the LOC140186922 gene encoding uncharacterized protein, which translates to MTKGQQCMSKLSVWKSLTMPKANKAKTADCQTTEVSANNGSVKNFSASEISSDKTYAMCKEIGQEISESVLRGINGRFDVFETKFQTLVASQADLQAHVANQELTACDLEACVQELEAKYSELMRQNSQLEAKVHDLEARSRRHNIKIVGIQEGEEDGKPTEFVSRLIPKLLGEEHFPYQVKVDRAHPSLQPKPAAGAKLRTILARIHHFQVKELILCCSRLPPMEYEGNKVFIFPDYTNELMTQCCAFQNVLQTLRDGGIKYSLQVSG; encoded by the exons ATGACTAAAG GCCAACAGTGTATGTCTAAACTCAGTGTCTGGAAAAGCTTGACAATGCCGAAGGCAAATAAAGCCAAGACCGCCGACTGCCAAACTACCGAAGTTAGTGCTAACAACGGGTCTGTAAAGAACTTCTCCGCGTCTGAGATATCGTCAGATAAAACTTACGCCATGTGTAAGGAAATAGGTCAGGAGATTTCTGAGTCAGTTCTGCGTGGCATTAACGGCCGCTTTGATGTTTTTGAGACCAAGTTTCAGACGCTTGTGGCCTCACAAGCTGACTTACAAGCCCatgtggctaatcaagaactaacCGCTTGCGACCTTGAAGCATGCGTGCAAGAGCTTGAAGCTAAGTATTCAGAGCTAATGAGACAAAATAGCCAGCTTGAAGCTAAAGTGCATGACTTAGAGGCTCGTTCCCGGAGACATAACATTAAGATTGTAGGGATACAGGAGGGCGAGGAGGATGGTAAACCTACTGAATTTGTTTCCAGACTGATTCCCAAGTTGCTCGGGGAAGAGCATTTCCCGTACCAGGTTAAAGTCGATCGCGCACATCCCTCTCTCCAGCCAAAGCCAGCTGCCGGCGCTAAGCTGCGCACCATCTTGGCACGTATCCATCACTTTCAAGTGAAAGAGCTGATCCTGTGCTGCAGCAGACTACCACCCATGGAGTATGAGGGAAACAAGGTCTTCATCTTCCCGGACTATACTAATGAGCTGATGACTCAATGTTGTGCCTTTCAAAATGTACTGCAAACTCTGCGTGATGGAGGAATCAAGTACTCCCTGCAAGTATCTGGCTAG